Below is a genomic region from Erigeron canadensis isolate Cc75 chromosome 7, C_canadensis_v1, whole genome shotgun sequence.
TAAGAAAAATTCGACAGCATTTCCCCTTAGCTCCCCAAATATGGGTATTAAACACATATTTGTAAGAGCAAAGGAAAAATGCTTGTCGAATATTTCTTAAATAGTAAATCAGTTAGACACGTCCATATCCTAAATGAGACAAAACATTCAAAAAGCAGTCCCAAAACGGGGACTGTCTGAAATTAAATTCTATTAATTTAATTTCAGACGGGTGACCTACGGTATAAAACGGGGGAGGATTACATTACACTACAGACATACattgcatatatacatacattacatTAAAGACGAACAAAGAAAACTTACCGACATAGAAAGAGAGAAAACTAAGatcaagagaaagaaagaaagaaatcgTGAACGCCCACAGCAAACAACAATCTATCACGCAAAACATACATACGTcacatatagatataaatctgaaatacatacatatgtaaGTATAGTCAAAAGATAAAACGAGAACCAAGAAATATGtacatattaaaaattttatttttttcacaacTCACATGgattttaactaatatatatataaatatatttaatttacattaattttaactatatatataaatatatatataaatatatataaaaatctgataataattgaaatatatatatataaatatatataaaaatctgataataattgaaatatatatatataaataaatctgattataatttaaatatatatatatatatataaatctaataataattgaaatatatatatatataaatctgaaAATAGttcaaatatacataaaaatctgaaatatatatatatatatatatatatataccaagtAATCATTGCGGTGGTGGACGGCGGCAGAAGTGGCGGTGGACGGCGGCAGAACTGGTGGTGGACGGCGGCAAGctgtcataaaaaaaaaggttaacaGAAGAAAGTTCCGACATCAAGGAGAAGAAAGAGGAAGAGAAAAGAGACGGAAAATACCGGCAGCAGCGCAGGGAGATCCGGCAGCACAGAAGAAGTTCCGGCAACGCGcaaaaagagaagaaagagGGGAAAAGAAAGAGGGCCGACGATGTCGATCGATTTGAATCTAGAAAGAGGAGCGGacgtgtgtgtgtgggggggggggggggcggacgtgtgtgtgtgtgtgtgtgtggttttGGGTTTTTGAGAGGGAAAGAGAAGCAGATCTCCCGCtatatattttctcttttcttttgcAACGAAAATTTGTCACAAATTGTTTTTTGCAACGaatcataataattaattttattatttatacaactattactaattttattttattttttacaacgAAAATTTGTCACATATACAGgttttactatatatttattttaatatatattactagACATATATTACTAGACTTTAGACTCGTGTCAAATATACAGGTTTTACAAAATTATCAAATTGAGTatcaatatatagaaaaaaaaatactttaacATTTAAGAATGAAAtgatatgtttaaaaaataattgagatattcaaatgtatATACTGAATATTAAATCATAAATATTAATTCGTATTAATATAAATGTTAGTGTAAATTATCTATGAAGTTTGGTGAGAtaccttttagtatatataaagattattttgttatatttatttttatattttattatttattttatttatgcatacatatttatatatttattgtactCGTTTTAATATTCGTACGGTCGCATGAGATACATATTGAATTTTCATTATAAGATCAGTTCTTAATCATTCGTCTAACCATTGAGCCCAATAAGCCCGATACACTTCTTAATCATTCGTTTTGTATGGAAATCTGTCTTTCGTAACTTCGAGAAGTTTCGTTTATGGTACGTCTTCGTCTAACCATTGAGCCCAATAAGCCCGATACACTTCTTAATCATTCGTTTTGCATGGTATCCGTTTAGTCTAGTCATTGGGCCTAATTATAAGCCCAATACATTGTTTAATCATTCATGTTGTATATAACTGATCTATTTGGTTTATTGTGTCAAACATAAAGCATTGAGCCTAATGGGGCCGATATATGTCTTTCGTAACTTCGAGAAGCTTTGCTTATGGTGTTTGTATAATCATTGGGCCTAATAGGCCCGATACACTTAATCATTCGTTGTATATAACTCGTGTATTTGATCTATTGGCTCATATATAAGTGcgtatgtgtgtatatgtatgcatgtatgaTTGGATATCTGTCTTTCCCAACTTCGAGAAGCTTCGCTTATGGTGTTCGTATAATCATTGGGCTTAATAGGCTTAGTGACACTTCTTAACCATTCGTTGTATATAACTCGTGTATTTGATTTATTGTCTCATATAtaagtgtgtatgtgtgtatatgtatgcatgtatgaTTGGATATCTGTCTTTCCTAACTTCGAGAAGTTTCGTTTATGGTCTTCGTCTAACCATTAAGCCCAATAAGCCTGATACACTTCTTAATCGTTCGTTTTGTATATAACTCATGTAGTTGATCTATTGGGTCAAATAtaagtgtgtatgtgtgtatatgtatgcatgtatgaCTGGATATTTGTCTTTTCTAACTTCGAGAAGTTTTGTTTATGGCATCCATCTAGTCTAATTATTGGGCCTGATAAGCCCAATACCCTGCTTAATCATTCATTTTGTATATAACTTATGTATTTGGTTTATTGGGTCAAGCATAAAGCATTGAGACTAATGGGCCTTATATATGTCTTTCGAAACTACGATAATCTTCGTTTATAGTGTTCGTATAATCATTcgttgtatatttataaaaattttatttgatttatgatgtcatatatatatatatatgtgaaaaaaaacccaaatttcttttattagagataAAGAAAGTTATCTTTCAACATAAatctttaaatttctttttgttttaaatctttgatttactacatatttttcatttctaaaactttaattaaattacccgggttaattagctagttttttatataaattgtaaatttaattacaattcacaatataaaaatgtaaaaaaaaaaaacattttgcaACGAAATTTCGTTGCAAAAAAGTTAGCGGGAATACAGAATTTATAGAGGGAAAAATgtgaaaaacaaattttttggtCTGCAACGAAAATTCATTGCAAAAGAGATTAGCGGGAAAACGAAATCTTTAGAGGGAAAAGACTGAAGCCAAATTTTTTTGCCTAAAAAAAATTGCAGGAAAATTATTTCATGTTGGCGGGaataaaaaaagcaaaaaacatTTCGGGAAAAAATTTGCAACGAATTTTTTGCGTTGCAAAAAACATtttaccaaaagaaaaaaaatatatttttacaattccttttttgcaacgaaaattCGTTGCCAAAAAGAAATTTgactaaaaaagtcaaaaagttaaatttttttgtcGTTTTGTGTGTATTTTGCAACGAAAatttttcgttgcaaaaaagtTTGTAGCAAAAAaccatttttcttgtagtgtttgCAAGTTGTTGTTAATAAGGTGAGTACAAAGTATCTTTATGTTAGTAGTTAGACTACAAGAGTTGGCGTTGTCCATTCTTGTAGGTAGTTAGACTACAAGAGTTGACGTTTGGTTTAACTCTTGTAGGTAGAGTTAATAGTAGCTATGGATCCATATGCTTGTTAGTTGGCTAGTACAAGTAGTTCAAGTAATATGATAAAGTGTTATGATTGTGCTAGCCTAGATAATTGATATGATGAAAACTTGCATAATTGTATTTTGTACTCACTAAGCAAAATTGCTtatcttttagttgtttatattttataggttCAAGTGGATCAAAGGATAAAGCCAAGTTGGAGTAATTAGCTAGAGATTTTGAGGTGAAGGTAGTGTAATTTTGGTGATAGTAAATCCCTTTTGCGAACCAAGCTCTTGAACAAATGTTTGAAAGTGTTATTTTTGTCTTGTGAAATGATCAAATATAGTTTGTAAAGATGTAGTATGTAATATGTTTTAGTTATGATCATTTGACTAGTTTATATGATAGGTCAAATGATAGTTGGCAAGTAAAattatgttttagttatgtTTGGTAAGTTGGAGGTAAATTTTAGTTTGAAAAAGCTTGAGTTGGTTTTGCACAAGgatttttggaaaatttttaCAGGTTGGGTTGTTGAATTTACGATAAGGTCATGgcgaaattttttaaaatataatagagTTTGTCGTTTTGTATTTGAGTCGTTTCAATAAAGTTATTGATGGCTCGACTATCGACACACATTCTCATAATACCCTCTTTCTTTGAAACCAATAAAGCTGGAATAAAACAAGGGTTCAGACTTTTACGTACATAAGCACGGTCAATAAGTCCTTGGACCTTCACACCAGTAGGCTGGTTTGTTAGGAAGTGGCGCCCCGGGGATTTAATCAATGAGATGCTCAATACCCCTAAGTGGGGGGTGAACCTGGTGGTGAATTACAAGGAAATACATCTTTAAACTTGTCAAAAAGGGGACAAACATCAGCATGAAAGGAGCTCTCATCTTCTTTTGACCTGTTTCAACTAAAagcataacatatatatatatatatatatatacatctttccCCGTGCTAAAAGCTTTCTCAATTCGTGTTTCAATCATGAATTAACTGTTTCTAAATCTTGTTAGTTTTAAGGAGTAAGGTAGGAGATAATGGCTCCAAAATTACCTTCTTCTTGTCCATTACATCAAAGAGCAGGTAACTTGTCGACCATCATGTAAAACCTGCCTCTCATATTGCCATGGTCTAccaagtaatatatatatgacatgcATTCCAAGGTATAACAGCACAAGGAACTTGATCTTGGTAAGAATTACCAATAGAACTTTGAAGCGAGGCCTGTTTGATTACCTTCACGTCAATTCCTTGATTTAACCATTTGAGCTTATATGAGTCGGGTGAGGTGACGTAAGAATCTTGAgcttgttgatgaagttgttgATAAAACATTTGTACAAGCGTGTAAATGGTTGTACGTTAGGCTTTGGTGAATGTACAAGCTTGAACAAGAGATTGATTTGTTCAGATTTCATAAGCCATTCTATGACGGATATGTTTTTGTGGTTTCATGTAATTATCATTTCATCATCTAAGATAACATGTGAGATACCATTAGTAATGCCTTATAATCTCCATCTTCATGCGTTTTACGCATTCAAATGCTTTTAATTCCAATTATGTTATAGATTTATCATTTGACAGGATAAGTtagaaaggagaaaaaaaaaatgtaacttaAAGGCTAAAGCATATTATCTCTTCTGATTCACAATTTCGCATATAAACACAGCAAGCAGCATAAATTTATTGATAATATCCTCAATTAAGGACTAAATATTTCTGGTATATTCATAATATCCTCAAACAAGGACTATATATTTCTGGTAGTTCCTTACCAAAATTCTAAGGTTTGCTAGTAACCCATCTATAGTTTGTCATCGATGAGCTTTCGAGAGCCAACTTCTTGTCGAGAGGAAAGAAAAAAGGATACAGTTCATATCTAACATAACAACTACTATAAATAACTCGACACCCCTTCCTGTTCTCACAAATAGTCCCAAAATTCTCAACAGCAATAGCTAAACACTGCCTACACAAAAGGGGAGACAAATCTTGTGTACACTGCGACAAGGCATAAAGTGTCACAAAAGGTGTCAACTTAGTCTCTCCTTTACCAACCCCTTTGCTACCCGGGCCAGTTGCTAACATATTGATTCGATACATTAACGCCCCAAGTCCTTCATTAAAAGTTTCTGGGTCCGTCACATTTTCAACATTATAGTAAATAATCCCATACCCAGTATCAAGTTGACCAATGAAGTTTTGAGTATTGTACCTCAAGATGCAGTATTCATACCATATTCTAGCATCAACTCGATTAGGACATATTTTAAGGATTTCTTGAGATGCTTCTTGGATACAAGATGAGCAGTCTTCAGTGCTGACATCTCCTCGGCATTGGGCTAGCCCAAAGACTTGGGCTTGGCCCGTACCGAACGAGGTAGCACTGTAGCCTGATTTGGAGGTGGTGTCGACGAGTTTGGATAGAAGGGAATTTATGTTTTTGGTTATTTCAGTTGTGGTTTTGTTTGAGTTTTCGTTACA
It encodes:
- the LOC122607587 gene encoding cysteine-rich repeat secretory protein 55, which gives rise to MASVQHYLFLLALCIIYVESADPSAQLCNENSNKTTTEITKNINSLLSKLVDTTSKSGYSATSFGTGQAQVFGLAQCRGDVSTEDCSSCIQEASQEILKICPNRVDARIWYEYCILRYNTQNFIGQLDTGYGIIYYNVENVTDPETFNEGLGALMYRINMLATGPGSKGVGKGETKLTPFVTLYALSQCTQDLSPLLCRQCLAIAVENFGTICENRKGCRVIYSSCYVRYELYPFFFPLDKKLALESSSMTNYRWVTSKP